From the Fulvia fulva chromosome 2, complete sequence genome, one window contains:
- a CDS encoding Trafficking protein particle complex subunit 10: MDSSSKVTVEYHDASGVFPLVSRDILQRLPLRNLNWQSLNRPLRQIKSLHVDFVPDKETVAALRPTTSRNDSNGPNSFDIVGGGGDAKKDAVKTRKHQIPGFRTSPYLKIYVLRCDDKENYKDSARKQIRDWVRENAQPVGKTDHDAFEWMLLHVVVPDTVAASEPRWREGTKDPDELKERKAGAKLTIGKSTRTVFDRLRADFNDTGKRGVDRVAQIRIPKDRAPADLLPTPAVAETHEENADEQQKTWNDWTGKLKNLILGPFDRRVRQYEADIAEQETRRSMPGWNFCTFFIHKEGLAKALESIGLVEDALAIYDELSLGLEVVLRDIAAGQTEGAATSFAAYTDDIKERIVGTPPNATNGTHNDITNDKQDTASLFSKDYRERIVRSNISTFDFLCYLFSRQKALILRLANARAIRIQLDATADKEGGEDLVLTSEVCWRASNFIHNAARALRQDLLARAEHESNFDLRVEMESIVSSWTWAVAGLVLHETAAPALEAITTAQATDQPNGKTRRPTLTMGLGANVHPQRTSSLPTNKLKPEESQLASTAMRADDHSRTRPQTSTGVEAGQPNALPGQAELATYRAELIVTRRKMLEQLARLQGWHAGWSGAKQSRICKRSSVKLEDKDTNAKAELSSKGDVAHALHALSPSLQSALSDKDSFEAVYERLTNFAIRHYYAATLSKPAETLLGDIALLKCQQKDYEQAASCFKHIIPLMATDGWNLSEVEALKAYCQCLKSLQRAEDYVRHGLTILAKVAVRNKDQARLHPRAVAGLGSAQDVPLDLADLFADLASATEGLQQDVVSPLQNFFSNVKLDTQVIHHADGDGFSLNFSVQHVLGGECEIGEITTRLVNHEDAAHEVLLRSRGPVILQPGLNQVELVANAVTHGPYLIDKIMFRTQKLCFVEELRPPPQPTALGFTEANPPTVTIREHERAPPFVFLYPLPRAFNADLRRAKNIHVDKPRHFEIRLDSAENDISSLDIKLRPTSAGLRIHLADAVAQGVELLTAEASKPGQISLGSISAATSALITIPYTVENANRDAALRLEIDYHTAGGTHTFLKSLTVPNELPLDVDVNDMFHLDCLFSSFTVRTTTPKPFTVLGAMLDGSAVFAVEAPPALPLPLTVFRSQPLSLVYKITRKESIASNVLKQGAALSLVVRYQPTDELLLGCIRRSFVNDLKDSEHGRYIRLLEPILSQRLRLFLKAVDLETTALLGESDLPSFGAIGWAEILNTLPETVRRPLTAWLEHWHSSRQTVDIFTDEVDSLETQSITISVDVPNLDMVFATSLDLSVKVPAAGPPILVLGQPVEAVVRIRSTSQWSAKNIFPSVPTFTLQGEEETKTAFVCDVGVDSDAWILGGKRRSHFTPSNGEEWSFKVLLIPLRAGVCSLPTVEVQHDSADPEANAEDVAVSVTCETHYESAGQVVHVIHDRRTTKVHIAESSGAMLLPSSGTRPSDQVSSCPDLCDHFLHIQ; this comes from the exons ATGGACAGCTCCTCAAAAGTCACTG TCGAGTATCATGATGCTTCCGGCGTGTTTCCACTGGTTTCGCGTGACATTCTCCAGCGATTACCTCTACGGAATCTCAATTGGCAATCTCTTAACCGTCCGTTAAGGCAGATCAAGTCGCTTCACGTCGACTTTGTGCCAGACAAGGAGACAGTCGCTGCTCTGCGGCCCACGACCTCGCGAAACGATTCCAATGGCCCCAACAGTTTCGATATCGTGGGTGGGGGCGGTGACGCGAAGAAAGATGCGGTGAAGACCAGGAAGCACCAGATCCCAGGCTTCAGGACGAGCCCATATCTGAAGATCTATGTGCTACGATGCGATGACAAGGAGAACTACAAGGACTCGGCTCGAAAACAGATACGCGACTGGGTACGCGAGAATGCGCAGCCGGTGGGAAAGACAGACCACGATGCCTTCGAATGGATGCTTTTGCACGTGGTAGTGCCAGACACTGTCGCTGCGAGCGAGCCAAGATGGCGAGAGGGCACAAAAGATCCAGACGAGCTCAAGGAGCGGAAAGCAGGTGCCAAGTTGACCATTGGCAAAAGCACCCGCACCGTCTTCGACAGGCTCCGAGCAGATTTCAACGACACTGGCAAGAGAGGTGTGGATCGAGTCGCGCAGATACGCATTCCCAAGGATCGAGCCCCTGCCGACCTCCTGCCAACCCCAGCTGTTGCAGAGACTCACGAGGAGAATGCGGATGAGCAGCAGAAGACCTGGAATGACTGGACGGGGAAGCTGAAGAACCTGATCCTGGGACCGTTTGATCGACGAGTTCGTCAGTATGAAGCTGATATCGCCGAGCAAGAAACGCGTCGCTCCATGCCAGGCTGGAACTTCTGCACCTTTTTTATTCACAAGGAAGGACTAGCGAAAGCGTTGGAAAGCATCGGCTTGGTTGAAGACGCATTGGCAATATACGATGAGTTGTCCCTTGGATTGGAGGTTGTACTGCGAGACATTGCTGCTGGTCAGACTGAGGGGGCAGCGACTAGTTTTGCGGCCTACACCGACGATATAAAAGAGCGAATCGTTGGTACACCTCCCAACGCAACGAATGGAACGCATAATGATATTACGAACGACAAACAAGACACAGCATCGCTTTTCAGCAAAGACTACAGAGAGAGAATCGTCCGAAGCAATATCTCGACATTCGACTTTTTATGCTATCTATTTTCGCGGCAGAAGGCCTTAATCCTGCGGCTGGCCAATGCGCGTGCGATACGGATACAACTTGATGCCACCGCGGACAAGGAGGGCGGAGAGGATCTTGTCCTGACCTCAGAGGTTTGCTGGCGAGCGTCAAATTTTATACATAATGCAGCCAGAGCCCTGAGGCAGGACCTCTTGGCTAG GGCTGAGCACGAAAGCAACTTTGACCTCCGAGTAGAGATGGAAAGTATTGTTTCTTCGTGGACATGGGCTGTTGCAGGTCTTGTGCTTCATGAGACCGCAGCCCCGGCGCTTGAGGCGATCACCACAGCACAGGCAACAGATCAACCAAATGGCAAAACTCGTCGTCCTACACTGACCATGGGCCTGGGCGCCAACGTCCATCCTCAAAGGACCTCAAGCCTTCCGACGAATAAGCTCAAGCCAGAAGAATCACAGCTTGCATCAACGGCGATGAGGGCCGATGACCATAGCAGGACACGACCTCAAACCAGTACTGGAGTTGAAGCTGGGCAACCAAACGCCTTGCCTGGTCAAGCGGAGCTTGCAACATATCGAGCGGAGCTCATTGTCACGCGTCGTAAAATGCTTGAACAGCTAGCGAGACTGCAAGGCTGGCACGCTGGGTGGTCTGGAGCAAAACAGTCGAGGATATGTAAAAGGTCGAGTGTAAAGCTGGAGGATAAAGACACGAACGCGAAAGCGGAATTGTCGTCGAAGGGTGACGTTGCCCATGCTTTGCACGCCCTCAGCCCGTCACTACAGAGCGCCTTGTCCGACAAGGATAGCTTTGAAGCCGTGTACGAACGGTTGACGAATTTCGCTATTCGTCACTACTACGCTGCTACACTGAGCAAGCCTGCGGAGACCCTCCTAGGCGACATCGCATTGCTTAAGTGCCAGCAAAAGGACTATGAGCAGGCCGCATCATGCTTCAAGCACATCATTCCTTTGATGGCCACCGACGGCTGGAACTTATCGGAGGTCGAAGCGTTGAAGGCCTACTGTCAATGTCTCAAGAGCTTACAGCGTGCCGAGGATTACGTTCGGCACGGTCTCACGATTCTTGCAAAAGTTGCTGTGCGCAATAAAGATCAGGCGCGGCTACACCCACGAGCTGTTGCTGGACTCGGCAGTGCTCAAGACGTTCCTCTCGACCTGGCTGATCTGTTTGCCGACCTGGCGTCTGCCACAGAGGGACTGCAGCAGGATGTTGTGTCTCCCCTCCAAAATTTCTTCAGCAATGTCAAGCTCGATACACAGGTCATCCATCATGCCGACGGCGATGGCTTCTCTCTCAACTTCAGTGTACAACATGTGCTCGGAGGCGAATGCGAGATAGGCGAGATCACAACTCGCTTGGTCAACCATGAAGACGCAGCCCATGAAGTCCTACTTCGCAGTCGTGGGCCAGTCATACTTCAGCCTGGTCTCAACCAGGTGGAGCTCGTCGCTAACGCAGTAACGCACGGTCCGTACCTGATCGATAAGATCATGTTCCGTACGCAAAAGCTCTGCTTCGTGGAAGAGCTACGACCACCGCCACAACCTACGGCGCTTGGATTCACTGAAGCCAACCCTCCGACTGTAACCATCAGAGAGCACGAGAGAGCGCCGCCTTTCGTCTTCCTGTATCCCTTGCCACGAGCCTTCAATGCCGACCTCAGACGTGCCAAGAACATTCATGTTGACAAGCCACGACATTTCGAAATCCGTCTCGACTCTGCAGAGAATGATATCAGCAGCCTAGACATAAAGCTGAGGCCGACGTCAGCGGGTCTCAGGATACACCTCGCTGATGCCGTGGCACAAGGCGTTGAGCTGTTGACGGCCGAAGCGTCGAAGCCTGGTCAGATCTCACTGGGCTCGATAAGCGCCGCCACCTCAGCATTGATCACTATTCCTTATACCGTCGAAAATGCCAACCGAGATGCTGCCTTGCGCTTGGAGATTGATTATCACACCGCAGGGGGAACACACACCTTCTTGAAGTCGCTGACTGTCCCAAATGAGCTGCCTCTCGATGTCGATGTCAACGACATGTTCCATCTGGATTGCCTGTTCTCCAGCTTCACCGTTCGCACTACGACACCAAAGCCTTTCACGGTGTTGGGGGCGATGCTGGATGGCTCGGCTGTCTTCGCGGTGGAGGCGCCGCCGGCTCTTCCTCTGCCTTTGACAGTATTTCGATCGCAGCCACTGAGCCTCGTGTACAAAATCACGCGGAAAGAGTCCATTGCAAGCAACGTCCTCAAGCAGGGCGCCGCACTTTCTCTCGTAGTGCGCTATCAGCCTACGGATGAGCTCCTTCTCGGATGTATCAGGAGAAGCTTCGTCAACGACTTGAAGGACAGTGAACACGGCAGATACATTCGTCTGCTCGAGCCTATACTGTCGCAACGCCTGAGACTCTTCCTCAAAGCTGTCGACTTGGAGACGACTGCTTTGCTAGGAGAGTCGGACTTACCTTCCTTTGGGGCCATTGGCTGGGCAGAAATACTCAATACACTACCTGAGACCGTGCGGCGACCGCTTACTGCATGGCTTGAGCACTGGCATAGTAGCAGGCAAACAGTCGATATCTTCACTGATGAAGTCGACAGTCTTGAGACTCAGTCGATCACCATTTCAGTGGACGTGCCAAACCTCGACATGGTCTTCGCGACTTCCCTGGATCTGTCAGTCAAAGTACCGGCCGCGGGCCCACCTATCCTTGTGCTCGGGCAACCCGTGGAAGCGGTCGTTCGTATCAGGAGCACAAGCCAATGGAGCGCGAAGAACATATTCCCAAGCGTGCCCACGTTCACCCTTCAGGGCGAAGAAGAGACGAAGACGGCGTTCGTCTGCGACGTTGGGGTAGATTCTGATGCTTGGATACTAGGCGGCAAGCGGCGCAGCCACTTCACTCCTTCGAACGGCGAGGAGTGGTCCTTCAAGGTGCTGCTGATACCACTCCGGGCTGGAGTGTGTTCACTACCCACGGTGGAAGTGCAACACGATTCGGCAGACCCAGAAGCGAATGCAGAGGACGTGGCTGTATCAGTGACTTGTGAGACGCATTACGAAAGCGCTGGGCAGGTGGTCCATGTCATCCACGATCGGCGCACTACGAAAGTCCACATCGCTGAGTCGTCAGGCGCTATGCTTTTGCCATC GTCAGGAACCCGACCCAGCGACCAAGTCTCGAGCTGTCCCGATCTATGCGACCACTTCCTACACATTCAATGA
- a CDS encoding Cytochrome b-c1 complex subunit 10, mitochondrial, protein MQPTLGLRSNFGMTRDGVKGQHPWRQPQTVKAYKSPYGPQYKNTVNFYGVNAQALGRAGIVAGAFGVSAGVFALFFFDGVPRVQKDIIQKIPFVGKFFINEIPPEDNPF, encoded by the exons ATGCAGCCCACACTAGGTCTACGGTCCAATTTTGGCATGACAAGAGATGGCGTCAAGGGTCAAC ACCCGTGGAGACAGCCGCAGACGGTAAAAGCTTACAAAAGTCCCTATGGACCACAGTACAAAAACACAGTCAACTTC TACGGCGTCAACGCGCAAGCCCTGGGAAGAGCAGGCATCGTCGCAGGTGCCTTTGGTGTCAGCGCCGGCGTGTTCGCCCTTTTCTTCTTCGATGGTGTCCCGCGCGTGCAGAAG GATATCATCCAGAAGATCCCATTCGTCGGCAAGTTCTTCATCAACGAGATTCCTCCCGAAGACAACCCATTCTAG
- a CDS encoding 1,3-beta-glucanosyltransferase gel1 — protein sequence MYSLPTLALALSAASFAAAGPANIEARATKSSSGSASGTGSTSLPTVTTKGNAFFAGDDRFYIRGVDYQPGGSSDVTDPLADYSTCSRDIPYSKKLGLNTIRVYTVDNSADHDQCMNALAEAGIYLALDVNTPKYSLNRGSLGVSYNPTYLQSIFATVDAFAGYTNTLLFFSGNEVINDSNSTSAAPYVKAVTRDMKQNISERGYRSIPVGYSAADVSQNQYLMAQYMDCGDTPSIFDFYAINNYEWCDPSSYTTSGWSALVEQYSNYSLPLFISEYGCITNTRTFAETAELYKSEMTKVFSGGLVYEYSAEGNGYGIVTISGNTVTSVDSQFDDLKSALANATDPTDGGGYFTDGKVQDCPDQSDNWDTSAFTDSALPAMPTGAEKYMKSGAGDGPGLTGDGSQNAGGGSSATASAGAGAVSTTYGSGAAGATGSTASSAAGAVQIGRTDLAPLVCGAVVFVSILLGAAML from the coding sequence ATGTATTCTCTCCCAACATTGGCGCTCGCCTTGAGCGCCGCCTCCTTCGCCGCCGCTGGACCGGCCAATATCGAGGCTCGTGCAACGAAGAGCTCAAGCGGCAGTGCATCAGGAACAGGCTCAACATCATTGCCAACAGTCACCACAAAGGGCAACGCATTCTTCGCAGGCGATGACCGATTCTACATTCGAGGTGTCGACTATCAGCCCGGAGGCTCCTCAGATGTGACCGACCCTCTTGCAGACTATAGCACCTGTTCACGCGATATCCCATACTCCAAGAAGCTCGGTCTGAACACTATCCGTGTCTACACCGTCGACAACAGTGCCGACCACGATCAATGCATGAACGCACTCGCTGAAGCGGGAATCTATCTTGCCTTAGATGTGAACACACCAAAGTACTCCCTGAACCGTGGCTCTCTCGGCGTGTCCTACAACCCAACCTACCTCCAGTCCATCTTCGCCACAGTCGACGCCTTCGCCGGATACACCAACACCCTGCTCTTCTTTAGCGGCAACGAAGTCATCAACGACTCGAACTCCACTTCCGCCGCTCCCTACGTTAAAGCCGTCACCCGCGACATGAAGCAAAACATCAGCGAGCGTGGCTACCGCTCCATCCCAGTCGGTTACTCCGCTGCCGACGTTTCCCAGAACCAATACCTCATGGCGCAATACATGGACTGCGGCGACACACCTTCCATCTTCGACTTCTACGCCATCAACAACTACGAATGGTGCGACCCCTCGTCGTACACGACCTCTGGGTGGTCCGCTCTCGTAGAACAATACAGCAACTACAGTCTCCCCCTATTCATCTCCGAATACGGCTGCATCACCAACACCCGCACCTTCGCCGAAACCGCCGAGCTCTACAAGTCAGAAATGACCAAAGTCTTCTCAGGAGGTTTAGTATACGAATACTCCGCGGAAGGCAACGGCTACGGCATCGTCACCATCTCCGGCAATACCGTAACTTCCGTCGACTCTCAATTCGACGATCTCAAATCTGCCCTCGCCAACGCCACAGATCCCACTGATGGAGGTGGCTACTTCACCGATGGCAAGGTCCAGGATTGTCCGGATCAGAGTGACAATTGGGATACGAGCGCTTTCACTGATAGTGCGTTGCCGGCTATGCCGACTGGGGCGGAGAAGTACATGAAGAGCGGTGCTGGGGATGGACCGGGTCTCACGGGTGATGGATCACAGAACGCGGGAGGTGGGAGCTCGGCGACTGCGAGTGCGGGTGCTGGAGCGGTCAGTACGACGTATGGGAGTGGCGCTGCGGGTGCGACGGGGTCGACTGCGAGTAGTGCTGCTGGAGCTGTGCAAATTGGTCGGACTGATCTGGCGCCGTTGGTGTGTGGAGCGGTGGTGTTTGTTAGTATTCTCCTGGGCGCTGCTATGTTGTAG
- a CDS encoding Translation machinery-associated protein 64: MFKKKPAIKPLAPLRSSDRRKLADQIINDFQLDRDTERVVHDTQTPAQKAEATAARTSLRNTLLPDNLQSARFTTTHGPELKTANGTVYVGSQDGEEARILWFQVDGRMYPTVYTLWRNPDMVPLLHTPGIVVKKLQGGADLMTPGLAGGPPFPPNAKKGAIVAVASTDNPSVPVAVGVCEIDVSALERVQGAKGHAVENMHWAGDELWNYSTGSKPGQEPPEEIDGWVKVLEARGLAEKVQEMSLDAGEGEGGVPLEIGNAEGHTADGKDEASAAEKEDATPLTQKEIDDAFHKAFLYGIHHHKTTNPDQKHHGLVFPLTQSFTMSNLVQPFLPAFTPEQSQQLQIKKTSWKNIKKFVKSFDKAKIIKTKDKDGNETVILDIDFNDAAIVNFKPYRLPKKETVAGTSQGRGETPTDKIDTGDDSIGQKLQVISFFRPTSKLQPIFDAGSPNKTLFTPPEVRELITAYIEQQQLVQENNKRLVKLDPTLANSVFDGSGSLDKEVLAKGSVPRDALIDRILHSMASSYAIVRNGTDPGSTKAKSGAPPKVHITLETRSGNKTVTKVSGLEAYYINPRPLADELRKVCAGSTSVEALAGAAKKTEKPVMEVLVQGPQRDAIVKALEERGVDKKWIQVLDKTKGKKR; encoded by the coding sequence ATGTTCAAGAAGAAGCCTGCAATCAAGCCACTGGCACCTCTCCGATCCTCGGACCGCAGGAAGCTCGCCGATCAAATCATCAACGACTTCCAGCTTGACCGTGACACTGAGCGTGTCGTCCACGATACTCAGACGCCTGCACAGAAAGCAGAAGCAACGGCTGCGCGAACAAGCCTGCGAAACACACTACTGCCGGACAACCTCCAGTCAGCGCGATTCACCACCACCCATGGGCCTGAACTCAAGACAGCCAACGGAACAGTCTATGTGGGCAGTCAAGATGGCGAAGAGGCACGCATACTGTGGTTTCAGGTCGACGGACGGATGTACCCAACTGTGTACACACTGTGGAGGAATCCAGACATGGTGCCCCTACTACACACACCTGGCATTGTCGTCAAGAAGCTGCAAGGCGGCGCGGACCTCATGACACCTGGACTGGCTGGCGGACCACCGTTTCCACCAAATGCGAAGAAGGGAGCTATTGTCGCCGTAGCGAGTACAGACAACCCGTCGGTACCGGTTGCAGTTGGTGTATGCGAGATCGATGTCAGTGCGCTGGAAAGAGTACAAGGAGCAAAAGGACATGCCGTAGAGAATATGCACTGGGCCGGGGACGAGCTTTGGAATTACAGTACAGGCAGTAAGCCAGGACAGGAGCCGCCAGAGGAGATTGACGGGTGGGTGAAGGTACTCGAGGCTAGAGGTCTAGCAGAAAAGGTTCAAGAAATGTCACTCGACGCAGGCGAAGGAGAGGGAGGTGTGCCACTGGAAATTGGTAATGCAGAAGGCCACACAGCCGATGGAAAGGATGAGGCCAGTGCAGCGGAGAAGGAAGATGCGACACCGCTCACGCAGAAAGAGATCGATGATGCATTCCACAAGGCTTTCCTCTATGGAATCCACCACCACAAGACAACGAATCCGGACCAGAAGCACCACGGGTTGGTCTTTCCGCTTACCCAGTCTTTCACAATGTCGAATCTGGTACAACCATTCCTACCAGCCTTTACGCCAGAGCAGAGTCAGCAGCTGCAGATCAAGAAGACTTCATGGAAGAACATCAAGAAGTTCGTGAAGAGCTTCGACAAGGCAAAGATAATCAAGACAAAGGACAAAGATGGCAACGAGACTGTGATTCTGGATATCGACTTCAACGATGCAGCTATTGTCAACTTCAAGCCATATCGTCTGCCCAAGAAGGAGACTGTGGCCGGCACTTCGCAAGGGCGAGGCGAGACGCCCACGGACAAGATAGACACTGGAGATGACTCGATCGGCCAGAAGCTCCAAGTGATATCCTTTTTCAGACCAACGTCTAAGCTACAGCCCATCTTCGATGCCGGATCACCGAACAAGACGCTCTTCACACCGCCTGAGGTGCGTGAGCTGATCACAGCTTACATCGAGCAACAGCAATTAGTGCAGGAGAACAACAAGCGTCTAGTCAAACTCGACCCGACTCTCGCCAACTCGGTATTCGACGGCTCAGGGTCGCTAGACAAGGAAGTGCTGGCCAAAGGTAGCGTGCCTCGAGACGCCCTCATCGACCGCATCCTCCACAGCATGGCCAGCTCCTACGCCATCGTTCGGAACGGCACAGATCCTGGAAGCACAAAAGCGAAGAGCGGAGCGCCGCCGAAAGTGCACATCACACTCGAGACGAGAAGTGGCAACAAGACCGTTACGAAAGTGTCTGGACTGGAAGCATACTACATTAACCCTCGACCGCTGGCAGATGAGCTTCGTAAGGTATGTGCTGGATCGACGAGCGTAGAGGCGCTGGCTGGTGCTGCGAAGAAGACGGAGAAGCCCGTTATGGAAGTTCTGGTGCAAGGACCGCAGAGGGATGCCATTGTGAAAGCGTTGGAGGAGAGGGGTGTGGATAAGAAGTGGATTCAGGTTTTGGATAAGACGAAGGGGAAGAAGAGGTAG
- a CDS encoding Acyl-CoA ligase, peroxisomal, with translation MSMLALDEAKKIVPPPPTGAPYSISVPGSQKLGRSPVYRHWRQKDEVLYTLDPAITTAHEFFEQSANRLPNNRCLGHRPYDPKTKTWANYVWETYSQIQKRRANFGVGLVAVHEQMGVHGRQYGVGIWCQNRPEWQITDLACQSQSLYSVSLYDTLGPDAVEYIINHAQLTSVCCSVSHIPALLKLAPRCPSLKIIVSLDPIAIDGELPGTSKKDLLNELAAQHGVTIHEMRTVEAIGESSPRPYHPPRPEDTVTINYTSGTTGNPKGVILTHYNAVAAASASLCICRQTNNDTICSYLPLAHIFQRVTEHSSLWAGCAIGYFHGNILELVDDFKLLRPTAFTSVPRLFNRFGGAIKTQTIEAPGLRGAMSRRIVDTKMANLTQAPAGKATNKHFLYDRIWAKKVAGALGLDRARTMISGSAPIDPSLQQFLRVVFANNFFQGYGLTETYAIALAQLEGDFSAGNCGAAAPTTELCLMDVPDMEYLSSDKPHPRGELLIRGPTVFKEYYKNDAETKKAFTEDGWFRTGDICTVDELGRFKIVDRVKNVLKLAQGEYISPERIENVYLGNLPYLAQGYVHGDSTQANLVAIFGVQPDIFAGFLEKVIGKKVDPTDLKAIEAAARESKVQKAVLRELGKVGKKAKFNSYENVRAVRLMLEPFSIENELLTPTLKLKRPQAAKKYRQVIDEMYREVEAESSVKARL, from the exons ATGAGCATGTTGGCGCTCGACGAGGCGAAGAAGATCGTCCCTCCGCCTCCAACAGGCGCGCCGTACTCGATCTCCGTGCCTGGTAGTCAAAAGCTAGGTCGCAGCCCGGTGTACAGGCACTGGAGGCAAAAGGATGAGGTGCTTTACACCCTGGACCCGGCCATCACTACTGCGCACGAGTTCTTCGAGCAGTCGGCGAACAGATTGCCCAACAACAGGTGTTTAGGTCACAGGCCTTATGATCCAAAGACTAAGACTTGGGCCAACTATGTGTGGGAGACTTACAGCCAGATCCAGAAGAGGAGGGCCAACTTTGGTGTGGGTCTTGTAGCGGTGCACGAGCAGATGGGGGTGCATGGCAGACAGTACGGTGTTGGCATTTGGTGCCAGAACCGACCTGAGTGGCAGATTACCGATTTGGCCTGCCAGTCACAGTCGCTGTACAGCGTCTCGCTCTACGACACGCTCGGTCCTGATGCGGTGGAGTACATCATCAACCACGCGCAGTTGACCTCCGTCTGCTGCTCGGTATCACACATTCCGGCATTGCTGAAGCTTGCGCCGAGATGTCCCTCGTTGAAGATCATCGTCTCGCTGGACCCGATTGCGATCGATGGCGAGCTTCCGGGAACGTCGAAGAAGGACCTGCTCAACGAGCTCGCTGCGCAGCATGGTGTGACGATCCACGAGATGCGCACTGTCGAGGCGATCGGCGAGTCCTCTCCACGCCCCTACCACCCACCCAGGCCCGAAGACACTGTCACGATCAACTACACTTCTGGAACCACCGGCAACCCCAAGGGCGTGATCCTGACGCACTACAACGCAGTAGCAGCAGCGTCGGCTTCACTCTGCATCTGCCGTCAAACGAACAACGACACGATCTGCTCCTACCTCCCACTCGCCCACATCTTCCAGCGCGTGACAGAACACTCCTCCCTCTGGGCAGGCTGCGCAATCGGCTACTTCCACGGTAACATCCTCGAGCTCGTAGACGACTTCAAGCTCCTGCGACCCACCGCTTTCACCTCTGTCCCCAGACTCTTCAACCGATTCGGCGGCGCGATCAAGACGCAGACCATTGAGGCTCCAGGTCTAAGAGGTGCAATGTCAAGGAGAATTGTGGATACCAAGATGGCGAACTTGACACAAGCGCCAGCCGGCAAGGCTACGAACAAACACTTCCTGTACGACCGCATCTGGGCGAAGAAGGTCGCCGGTGCTCTCGGTCTCGATCGCGCTCGAACGATGATTTCCGGTTCCGCACCAATCGACCCAAGCCTCCAGCAATTCCTCCGCGTCGTCTTCGCCAACAACTTCTTCCAAGGCTACGGTCTAACCGAAACCTACGCCATCGCCCTCGCCCAGCTCGAAGGCGACTTCAGCGCTGGCAACTGCGGTGCCGCCGCCCCAACTACCGAGCTCTGCCTCATGGACGTGCCAGATATGGAGTACCTCTCCAGCGACAAGCCACACCCTCGCGGAGAGCTCCTCATCCGAGGTCCCACAGTCTTCAAAGAGTACTACAAGAACGACGCCGAGACGAAGAAAGCCTTCACCGAGGACGGATGGTTCCGCACCGGCGATATCTGCACCGTTGACGAACTGGGCCGCTTTAAAATCGTGGATCGCGTCAAGAATGTTCTCAAGCTGGCGCAGGGCGAGTACATTTCTCCCGAGCGGATCGAGAATGTATACCTGGGCAACCTGCCGTACTTGGCTCAAGGGTATGTCCACGGTGATAGTACGCAGGCGAATCTCGTCGCCATCTTCGGCGTGCAGCCCGACATCTTCGCTGGTTTCCTCGAGAAGGTTATCGGTAAGAAAGTCGATCCCACCGACCTCAAGGCCATCGAGGCTGCGGCGAGGGAGAGCAAGGTCCAGAAGGCGGTGCTGAGGGAGTTGGGTAAGGTGGGCAAGAAGGCGAAGTTCAATAGTTATGAGAACGTCCGGGCTGTGAGGTTGATGTTGGAGCCGTTTAGCATTGAGAATGAGTTGCTCACTCCAAC GCTCAAGCTAAAGCGCCCGCAGGCTGCGAAGAAGTATCGACAGGTGATTGACGAGATGTATAGGGAGGTTGAGGCGGAGAGTTCGGTCAAGGCGAGGCTTTAG